Below is a genomic region from Candidatus Latescibacterota bacterium.
GGGTAGCACAGTGCCCTCAGGTACTGCACAAATACGCACCGGCATGCGGCCCTTGTGTTCCTTCAAGATGTACTCCCAGCCCTTTCGGTTGAACACCGCCTCCGTACCGAGGTGGGCCGTAACCATCTCGTCTGCTTCGTCGATATGGTCCTGGGTCAGTTGGTGAGCCAGGTAGGCCTTCAGAGAGTACTGCAAGCCGAAGAACACCATCTCAGGGAACTGAGCGCCCTGTCGTGCCTCGAAGTACGAATAGATGTTGCTCGTACCAGGTGGGTACTGGTCGGCGTGCGAGAGCTTGTAGCTATCCGTCAGTAGGATAGGGTTGCGATTGATGCCCAGCATATCAGATCCTTTCTAAGAGCATGTCAAACAAGGGTTTGTGTGCGTCTACTATGCGATCACGTGATGCAGCGGCTAGCGGGAACCATCCGACCAGAGGCAGGTCATCATTACCTTTTGGGTCACCAGAGAAACTGGTGCATTTATACAGGATTGTTTTATGCCCTACGTCGTTGGCTCCACGCGACCGCCAATCATCAACAGTCAACGATCCTACGTATCCTAAAGTGTGTGCTGTAAGACCGGTTTCTTCTTGTAGCTCACGTGCTGCTGCTTCTTCTCCGTCTTTGTCTTTCAGGTCTATGAACCCACCAGGAAAACGCCAGAGGTGTTCGTCAGCCTTGCGGCCCAA
It encodes:
- a CDS encoding DUF5598 domain-containing protein codes for the protein MLGINRNPILLTDSYKLSHADQYPPGTSNIYSYFEARQGAQFPEMVFFGLQYSLKAYLAHQLTQDHIDEADEMVTAHLGTEAVFNRKGWEYILKEHKGRMPVRICAVPEGTVLP